The proteins below come from a single Cryptococcus neoformans var. neoformans JEC21 chromosome 14 sequence genomic window:
- a CDS encoding DNA dependent ATPase, putative, producing the protein MSSKKPLLSIRADPTSDDDFDIESRALAEEYAEARKKGSNVKTRRRDMVGKHQSEQPGTSYQARGVQNRAGTESIDSSDGDDEVVVKWKRKSLREEMAYEGQIILEFNPLYRLAGLSEPKKGQEDEAPSLKNLISSHKKEALMANASLRASETSTPSVTPQKGKEGSSDIQILSDEEVFGLPAEAVTQNPEPRNASPSPTDEIFDSDEEVFQPVEVKSKISAPSEKIQSSSPVETPISSQSSYVFWNCDNIPSHKPNFPMDDQQFLVKPFVLDQETKDIKIPPSINRFLKEYQRAGAKFLYDAYKQGRGAVLGDDMGLGKTVQVISFLSAIMRKTGTYVDHQRRKRTIRESVVDVSPRHWPTALIICPKSLINNWCRELDTWGYFEYAVWKSDNWRDVQQKFIHGYLDLMIVSYDVARLDIQHIKDLPLSTVIADEAHRLKEPMSQTTLALKSIQCQMCFALTGTLVQNRIDEMWSVLDFVHRGWAGTYRQWKEFAVSPIKKGHQVEGTAAEVVRAIMTIGVMTQRILPHFYLRRDKKLIAHELPEKKDLVVFCPLASRQIVAYRALIESDDVVNIQARNRPCPCGSGKRAILCCEEKEHNSNMKEILFQYLSALRKVANHFGLLYDHKDDNKHTRMINRKLFKICTGREPTSRSDYTLEEALDPENCGKWDLLKKLLVQWRNEPVKNKVLIFSTSVRLLKIISRFISTSPSLSGFEFDALTGEASGTERQEMIDRFQDLERDHFIMLISTRAGGVGLNLTAANKVVIFDPSWNPADDLQAMDRAFRIGQKRTVEVYRLIGQGTIEELIYERQVQKQQSARQLNNGTLEPRIYQGYDRATNAKDQAELFGVHNLFHFDPSGFAPANLGVHVANDNFLGEPTSLAENEGEVDEVDEDEDIKPEIPAGGSRTSSQSQKHREGRRKDKGKEKKSEQMEETADMVQSLLEDAPTPSQGSKEVDILTELGFDSLLHENVFGDSAEEREIFEKGLKILEKNPMLAKSIKANSLIKTQRRTARKSAMALGPGLEPVTSRRESREVKKEGRRSRLMEEEGHEDERVGVRREKRRKGESSKNLVELSD; encoded by the exons ATGAGTTCCAAAAAGCCTTTGCTTTCTATAAGAGCAGATCCCA CTAGTGATGATGACTTTGATATTGAATCAAGGGCTTTGGCTGAGGAGTACGCAGAAGCACGGAAAAAGGGCTCCAATGTGAAAACAAGGAGGCGAGACATGGTTGGGAAACACCAATCAGAACAACCGGGGACCAGTTACCAAGCAAGGGGTGTGCAAAACAGGGCGGGGACAGAGTCCATTGACTCGTCTGATGGGGACGACGAGGTGGTTGTtaaatggaagagaaaaagttTACGGGAAGAGATGGCATATGAAGGAC AGATCATACTTGAATTCAATCCTTTGTACAGGCTGGCAG GGCTATCTGAACCTAAAAAGGGTcaggaggatgaagcgCCGTCTCTAAAGAATCTAATATCATCCCACAAAAAGGAAGCCTTGATGGCGAATGCAAGTCTGAGGGCAAGTGAAACATCTACGCCCAGTGTCACTCCtcaaaagggaaaagagg GAAGTAGCGATATCCAAATCCTCTCCGATGAGGAGGTATTTGGATTGCCAGCCGAGGCTGTGACACAAAATCCAGAACCCCGAAAcgcctctccttcaccgACCGACGAAATCTTTGACTCCGATGAGGAGGTATTTCAACCTGTGGAAGTGAAATCGAAGATCTCCGCACCATCTGAAAAGATCCAAAGCT CCTCACCTGTTGAAACACCCATTTCATCCCAATCGTCCTATGTGTTTTGGAACTGCGACAATATTCCTTCACACAAACCCAACTTCCCTATGGACGACCAGCAGTTTTTAGTCAAGCCCTTTGTTCTAGATCAAGAGACCAAAGACATAAAGATTCCCCCTTCGATCAATCGATTCTTAAAGGAGTATCAGCGAGCAGGGGCAAAGTTTCTGTATGACGCTTACAAGCAAGGGAGAGGAGCAGTGCTCGGCGATGATATGGG GCTGGGTAAAACTGTTCAAGTCATATCTTTT TTGTCGGCTATCATGCGTAAAACTGGAACTTATGTTGACCATCAAAGACGCAAGAGAACTATTCGAGAGAGTGTAGTGGATGTGAGCCCGCGGCATTGGCCCACAGCGTTGATTATATGCCCCAAATCGTTAATCAACAAT TGGTGCAGAGAACTGGACACC TGGGGTTACTTTGAGTATGCCGTGTGGAAGTCCGATAACTGGCGGGACGTTCAACAGAAGTTCATCCATGGATATCTGGACCTCA TGATAGTATCTTATGATGTTGCACGTCTCGATATCCAACATATCAAAGACCTTCCGTTATC GACTGTCATTGCTGATGAAGCTCATCGGCTCAAAGAGCCCATGTCGCAAACCACCCTTGCCCTAAAGAGTATCCAGTGCCAGATGTGCTTCGCCCTGACAGGAACACTTGTACAAAATAGAATAGACGAGATGTGGAGTGTCCTCGATTTT GTGCATAGAGGATGGGCTGGTACTTATCGACAATGGAAAGAGTTTGCCGTGAGCCCTATCAAGAAAGGCCACCAAGTAGAGGGTACAGCGGCGGAGGTTGTAAGAGCTATC ATGACAATTGGTGTGATGACCCAACGAATCTTACCCCATTTCTATCTGCGAAGAGATAAGAAGCTAATTGCCCACGAG CTCcccgagaagaaggatttgGTGGTGTTTTGTCCTCTTGCTTCTAGGCAGATTGTAGCATATCGAGCGCTCATTGAGTCTGACG ATGTCGTTAACATCCAAGCCCGAAACCGACCTTGCCCGTGTGGTTCAGGAAAAAG AGCAATCTTGTGTTgtgaggaaaaggaacaTAATAGTAATATGAAAGAGATATTGTTCCAATA TCTATCTGCCCTTCGAAAGGTTGCAAAC CATTTCGGCCTCCTGTACGACC ACAAGGACGATAATAAGCACACG AGAATGATCAACAGGAAATTATTCAAGATCTGT ACGGGTCGCGAGCCAACTTCCAGATCAGATTACACCTTGGAAGAGGCCTT GGATCCCGAAAATTGCGGAAAGTGGGAT cttttgaagaagcttcTGGTACAGTGGCGTAATGAGCCTGTAAAGAACAAAG TTCTCAttttctccacctctgTCCGACTTCTCAAGATCATCTCGCGATTCATATCTACATCCCCCTCTT TATCGGGCTTTGAATTCGATGCCTTGACTGGCGAAGCGTCTGGAACGGAAAGGCAAGAAATGATTGATCGTTTCCAAGACTTGGAGAGAGATCATTTCATCATGCTTATCAGCACTCGTGCGGGCGGTGTTGGCTTGAATCTTACAGCC GCCAATAAGGTTGTCATTTTTGACCCCAGTTGGA ATCCCGCCGACGACCTTCAAGCGATGGATAGGGCCTTCCGAATAGGACAAAAAAGGACTGT CGAGGTATACCGACTCATCGGTCAAGGAACCATCGAGGAGCTCATCTACGAGCGTCAAG TACAAAAACAGCAAAGCGCTCGGCAACTTAACAACGGCACCCTCGAGCCTCGTATATATCAGGGATACGACCGTGCTACGAATGCGAAAGATCAGGCAGAGCTGTTTGGAGTGCACAATCTTTTCCACTTTGATCCCAGCGGCTTTGCACCTGCCAAC CTGGGAGTTCATGTAGCAAACGATAACTTTTTGGGAGAACCGACGAGTTTAGCGGAGAATGAAGGCGAAGTTGACGAGGTAGAT gaggatgaagacatCAAGCCTGAGATCCCAGCGGGCGGCAGCCGTACCTCATCGCAAAGTCAAAAGCATAgagaggggaggaggaaagataagggcaaggagaagaagagtgaaCAGATGGAAGAGACGGCCGATATGGTGCAAAGCCTTTTGGAAGACGCTCCAACTCCCTCTC AGGGTTCAAAAGAAGTCGACATCCTGACAGAGCTCGGATTCGACT CTTTACTGCATGAAAACGTCTTTGGCGATTCCGCCGAAGAACGAGAAATCTTTGAAAAGGGTCTCAAG ATTCTCGAAAAGAACCCCATGCTAGCTAAATCGATCAAAGCAAACTCTCTAATCAAGACCCAGCGACGAACCGCTCGAAAATCGGCCATGGCACTTGGACCCGGACTTGAACCCGTGACTAGTAGAAGAGAGTCCAGAGAggtgaaaaaggaaggcaGGAGGAGTCgtttgatggaagaagaaggtcatGAGGACGAGAGGGTAGGGGTGCGAAGGGAGAAACGCCGGAAAGGCGAATCAAGTAAAAACCTCGTCGAATTAAGCGACTAG
- a CDS encoding isoleucyl-tRNA synthetase, mitochondrial, putative produces the protein MPSFIRPPTLLPRLNACRRFATPVSSSTSILQARFATTKANDPTQSKKKAYSHTLRLPKTTFPLKHKDVVAAEKRYRSKTCDELYRQQYDENPDPLFVLHDGPPYANGHLHMGHALNKVIKDIINRYNVIRGRRVHYIPGWDCHGLPIEQKALAAIGKLHTSLTPDQVRAQARQVALDAIDIQKTEMRALGVMADWDSEKRTYRTLDHDFEIRQLRLFQAMVQKGFVTHRLRPVYYSPSSRTALAEAELEYKDGHRSRSVYVSLPVQEDDMSDALKEVYDSVKKQGGQDLSLVIWTTTPWSLPGNSGVAVHNDMEYVVTSNEQGRLFVLAGERKEAMEKIMGPLKIVGELKGSQLVGTQYSHIFHPPSSPLPKPIVFAAGHVTSQTGTGLVHSAPAHGYEDYVAFSEAGIILEKLRCPIDDDGKFTEELVSWAGAGDESVSSLVGKEVLGEGTDAMVDLLRERGVLLAEETVEHRYPYDWKSKKPIIVRATPQWFADVEHIKEDALAALEEVHFHPAQARKRLEAFVLSRSEWCISRQRSWGVPIPALFDSAGQPLMTPDALEHVISVLDAKGIDYWWTGPVEEFVPPSHKGQQITKGFDTLDVWFDSGSSWTMLREANLRPRSFPLADVYLEGSDQHRGWFQSSLLTKIIGTNDRQAPYGTVITHGFVMDEEGEKMSKSAGNGLSPMEIIHGLKDSPAYGADVLRLWAASVDYTSDASIGPSSISHVNELLRRLRNTTRFLLANTCGEDKIFLEPSSLRIIDRYVLHELASLEVSVQEAYDRYNFSKAIHSISTFATSTLSTLYFDIIKDTLYCDPSDSTTRSNVVGVLQHVLLRLVQMMAPIVPHLGEELYENMDGPKKSSVFLETWKPDESWLDDYLKAEMETLLAIKPEVLKLVEEARSAKHIKTSSQAELFLQAQAGTPLDELLNRNSDMLSSLLGVSRVALEKSSNDQTKPMSWSCNSDTEIESSRLSLALLPASHHQCPRCWLYTAEAEDKLCSRCSQVIT, from the exons ATGCCGTCTTTCATCCGCCCTcctacccttcttcctcgcctcAATGCCTGTCGCCGTTTCGCTACTCCTGTTTCTTCATCGACCAGTATATTACAGGCTCGTTTTGCGACAACGAAGGCCAATGACCCTACGcaaagcaaaaagaaggcatATTCTCACACCCTGAGGTTACCTAAAACAACATTTCCTTTGAAGCACAAGGACGTGGTCGCGGCAGAAAAGCGATATCGTAGTAAGACATGCGATGAGCTTTACAGGCAACAG TATGATGAAAATCCAGACCCTCTTTTTGTGCTCCATGACGGGCCCCCGTATGCTAATGGTCACCTTCATATGG GTCACGCCTTGAACAAGGTTATTAAAGATATCATCAACAGGTATAATGTTATAAGAGGGAGGCGTGTACA CTACATTCCAGGTTGGGATTGTCATGGTCTTCCTATTGAACAGAAAGCATTAGCTGCTATAGGA AAATTACATACATCCTTGACACCAGATCAAGTTAGAGCGCAGGCTAGACAGGTTGCCCTCGACGCCATAGATATCCagaagacggagatgaGAGCACTAGGCGTCATGGCGGACTGGGATTCGGAAAAGAGAACGTATCGTACTTTAG ACCATGACTTTGAAATACGACAGCTCCGACTTTTTCAGGCTATGGTTCAAAAAGGCTTTGTGACTCACCGCCTTCGTCCCGTCTACTACTCTCCGTCATCTCGTACAGCCCTGGCTGAAGCTGAGTTGGAGTATAAAGATGGCCACAGATCTCGCTCTGTCTACGTATCTCTTCCTGTACAGGAGGACGACATGTCTGATGCTCTGAAGGAGGTTTATGACTCAGTGAAGAAGCAAGGCGGGCAGGACTTGAGCTTGGTCATCTGGACGACAACGCCGTGGAGTTTACCAGGAAATTCG GGCGTTGCTGTTCATAATGACATGGAGTACGTTGTAACTTCAAATGAGCAAGGCCGTCTATTTGTCCTTGCcggagagaggaaagaagccATGGAGAAAATTATGGGCCCTCTCAAGATTGTCGGAGAGTTGAAAG GTTCCCAACTCGTCGGTACCCAATACAGTCATATCTTCCaccctccatcttcccctctccccAAACCCATTGTCTTTGCCGCCGGCCACGTTACATCACAAACCGGTACTGGTCTCGTCCACTCTGCACCTGCTCATGGATATGAAGATTACGTTGCCTTTAGCGAAGCTGGTATAATACTCGAGAAACTCCGTTGCCCTATCGATGATGACGGTAAATTCACAGAGGAGCTTGTCAGCTGGGCCGGAGCCGGGGATGAATCTGTATCTTCTCTCGTGGGGAAAGAGGTCCTTGGAGAGGGTACGGACGCGATGGTAGATTTGCTTCGCGAGAGAGGAGTCCTCTTGGCGGAGGAGACTGTCGAGCATCGTTATCCGTATGACTGGAAATCGAAGAAACCTATCATCGTCCGTGCCACACCTCAATGgtttgctgatgttgaGCATATCAAGGAGGATGCATTGGCAGCTCTTGAGGAAGTTCATTTCCACCCTGCGCAAG CACGCAAGCGTCTTGAGGCATTTGTACTCTCCAGATCTGAATGGTGTATCTCTCGTCAACGAAGCTGGGGGGTTCCCATCCCCGCTCTCTTCGATAGCGCCGGCCAACCACTCATGACACCTGACGCATTGGAGCATGTCATCAGCGTTCTCGACGCCAAGGGCATCGATTACTGGTGGACCGGCCCTGTAGAAGAATTCgttcctccttcccacAAAGGTCAGCAGATCACAAAGGGTTTCGATACGCTCGACGTCTGGTTCGATAGCGGATCCTCTTGGACCATGCTTCGCGAAGCGAACCTCCGACCACGATCTTTCCCTTTGGCCGATGTTTACTTGGAGGGATCCGATCAACATCGCGGTTGGTTCCAGTCTTCGCTCTTGACTAAAATCATCGGTACCAATGATCGACAAGCTCCTTATGGTACGGTGATTACACATGGTTTTgtgatggatgaggaaggcgagaagatgagTAAATCAGCTGGGAACGGTCTTTCTCCGATGGAGATCATACATGGTTTGAAG gACTCACCTGCGTATGGTGCAGATGTCCTCAGGTTGTGGGCAGCATCTGTTGATTATACCAGTGACGCCTCTATTGGcccatcttcaatctctcATGTGAACGAGCTTCTCAGAAGATTACGCAATACTACACGTTTCCTTCTCGCCAACACCTGTGGCGAAGATAAAATCTTCTTGGAACCTTCATCACTACGAATA ATCGATCGCTATGTTCTGCATGAGCTCGCAAGTTTGGAAGTATCGGTCCAGGAAGCCTATGATAGGTATAATTTCAGTAAAG CTATTCACTCAATATCTACCTTCGCCACCTCTACTCTTTCAACTTTATATTttgatatcatcaaggaTACTCTTTACTGTGATCCTAGCGACAGTACCACCAGAAGCAATGTCGTTGGCGTCCTGCAACAT GTCCTTTTGCGTTTAGTTCAGATGATGGCGCCCATTGTGCCTCACCTTGGTGAAGAGCTTTACGAGAACATGGATGGCCCTAAAAAGTCGTCAGTGTTCTTAGAAACATGGAAGCCAGAT GAATCATGGCTAGATGATTACTTAAAGGCTGAGATGGAGACTCTTTTGGCGATCAAACCTGAAGTGTTGAAACTTGTTGAGGAGGCGCGTTCTGCAAA GCATATTAAGACATCAAGTCAAGCAGAGTTGTTCCTGCAGGCCCAAGCCGGCACTCCTCTGGATGAACTTTTGAATCGCAACT CCGATATGCTGTCCAGCCTTCTGGGTGTTTCTAGGGTTGCCCTGGAAAAGTCCTCAAACGACCAGACAAAGCCTATGTCATGGAGCTGTAATTCCGATACAGAGATAGAATCCAGCCGTCTGTCacttgctcttctccctgcTTCCCATCACCAGTGCCCTCGTTGCTGGTTGTACACAGCAGAGGCTGAAGATAAACTCTGCTCGCGTTGCTCTCAGGTAATAACATAG
- a CDS encoding heat shock protein, putative produces the protein MAYPSRITRPKRQSGMSSLMSKLTLFAFVLVAVLCFLPVGSQVRAEEKDVDVGTVIGIDLGTTYSCVAIQRGGKVEIIANDQGNRITPSWVAFTEEERLIGDAAKNQASNNPENTVFDAKRLIGRYFDDPDVTRDRKHWPFKIVNKDGKPMIQVNHRGDLRDFTPEEVSAMVLTKMKETAEAYLGHKVTHAVVTVPAYFNDAQRSATKDAGTIAGLTVLRIVNEPTAAAIAYGLDRSGKQESQIIVYDLGGGTFDVSLLSIEDGVFEVLATAGDTHLGGEDFDNRVIDYLVKQYKKKTDIDVSKNNRAMGKLKREVEKAKRTLSSQMSTKIEIEAFEGGNDFSETLTRAKFEELNMDLFRKTMKPVEQVLKDAGVKKDEIDDVVLVGGSTRIPKIQQLLKEYFNGKEPSKGINPDEAVAYGAAVQGGILSGEAGSSDVLLIDVCPLTLGIETTGGVMTKLIPRNSVVPTKKSQIFSTAADNQPTVRIQVYEGERSMTKDNNLLGEFDLNNIPPAPRGVPQIEVTFEIDANGILRVSAVDKGTGKSESITITNDQRRLSPEEIERMVQEAEEFADEDAAVKRKIEAMNNLQNFIFSLKSQIGDAEGLGGKLSEDDKDTILSAIKEKTEWLDEHPQSDAEDYEEQLSELQATVAPITSNLYGGAGGSSYDDEQMPFSHDEL, from the exons ATGGCATATCCTTCAAGAATCACACGCCCAAAGAGGCAGTCTGGAATGTCATCACTCATGTCCAAGCTCACTCTCTTCGccttcgtcctcgtcgCGGTGCtctgcttccttcctgTAGGAAGCCAAGTACGCgctgaagaaaaggacgTTGACGTTGGAACTGTTATTGGTATTGATTTGGGAACTACGTACTCTTGTGTCGC TATTCAGCGaggtggaaaggttgaaaTCATCGCCAACGACCAGGGTAACCGTATCACTCCATCATGGGTCGCCTTCACTGAGGAGGAACGACTTATTGGTGACGCCGCTAAGAACCAGGCCTCCAACAATCCCGAAAACACTGTTTTTGACGCGAAGCGATTAATCGGTCGATACTTTGACGACCCTGATGTCACTCGCGACAGGAAGCACTGGCCTTTCAAGATCGTTAACAAGGATGGCAAGCCCATGATCCAGGTCAACCACCGGGGCGACTTGAGGGACTTC ACCCCTGAAGAAGTGTCCGCGATGGTCTTGaccaagatgaaggagaccGCTGAGGCCTACCTCGGCCACAAGGTTACTCACGCCGTTGTTACTGTCCCCGCTT ACTTCAACGATGCTCAACGATCCGCTACCAAGGACGCCGGTACTATCGCCGGTCTTACTGTCCTTCGTATCGTCAACGAGCCTaccgccgccgccatcG CTTACGGTCTCGACCGAAGTGGCAAGCAGGAGTCCCAGATCATCGTCTACGACCTTGGTGGTGGTACTTTCGAtgtctctctcctctctaTTGAGGACGGTGTCTTTGAGGTCTTGGCTACTGCTGGTGACACTCACCTTGGTGGCGAGGACTTCGACAACCGAGTCATTGATTACCTCGTCAAGCAgtacaagaagaagaccgaTATCGATGTCTCCAAGAACAACAGGGCTATGGGAAAGCTCAAAcgagaggttgagaaggccaagaggACCCTTTCTAGCCAAATGAGCACCAAGATCGAGATTGAAGCCTTCGAGGGTGGCAATGACTTCTCCGAG ACTTTGACCCGAGCCAAGTTCGAGGAACTCAACATGGACCTTTTCAGGAAGACCATGAAGCCTGTCGAACAGGTCCTTAAGGACGCTGGTgtcaagaaggacgagaTCGATGAC GTCGTCCTTGTCGGTGGTTCCACTCGTATCCCCAAGATTCAGCAACTCCTCAAGGAGTACTTCAACGGCAAGGAGCCTTCTAAGGGTATCAACCCGGATGAGGCTGTTGCCTACGGTGCTGCTGTCCAGGGTGGTATCTTGTCAGGAGAAGCTGGTAGCAGCGACGTTCTTCTTATCGATGTCTGCCCTTTGACTCTCGGTATCGAGACCACTGGTGGTGTCATGACCAAGCTTATTCCCCGAAACTCTGTTGTTCCTACCAAGAAGTCCCAGATCTTCTCCACTGCGGCCGACAACCAGCCCACCGTCAGGATCCAGGTTTACGAGGGTGAGCGATCCATGACCAAGGACAACAACCTCCTCGGTGAATTCGACTTGAACAATATTCCCCCTGCCCCTCGGGGTGTTCCTCAAATTGAGGTTACCTTTGAGATCGATG CCAATGGTATCCTCCGAGTCTCTGCTGTCGACAAGGGCACTGGCAAGTCTGAGTCTATTACTATCACCAACGACCAACGACGTCTTTCCCCCGAGGAGATTGAGCGAATGGTTCAGGAG GCGGAGGAGTTCGCCGACGAGGACGCCGCTGtcaagaggaagattgaggCCATGAACAACCTTCAGA ACTTCATCTTCAGCCTCAAGTCCCAGATTGGCGACGCTGAGGGTTTGGGTGGCAAGCTCTCTGAGGACGATAAGGACACCATTCTTTCCGCcatcaaggagaagactgAGTGGCTCGACGAGCACCCTCAATCCGACGCCGAGGACTACGAGGAGCAGCTTTCTGAGCTCCAAGCTACCGTTGCT CCTATCACTTCCAATTTGTATGGTGGTGCCGGTGGTTCATCCTACGATGACGAGCAGATGCCTTTCAGCCATGACGAGCTTTAA
- a CDS encoding signal peptidase, putative has product MYSTLQRANHISSLATTYILILLGLISVASFLSLPSVDLGSIDVKDIIVTRGRLNRWGAKQEDIASLRFDVRTNLNELLNSYNTKQLFLYLTAIYEEESTGNAHEVVLWDRIVTRADTRDIRAVGRELPKSNRKKGRGNVRVEDGKNKYIWRNPSGTFKDIPYANLTLHYSLMPYVGYLTSGIAATAEGPVSIPEVIKR; this is encoded by the exons ATGTACTCCACACTTCAGAGGGCAAATCATATATCCTCCCTCGCCACCACTTAcatcctcattctcctcgGTCTCATCTCAGtcgcctccttcttgtcatTGCCCTCGGTTGATCTTGGCTCAATAGACGTCAAAGACATCATAGT CACAAGAGGTCGGCTGAATAGATGGGGCGCTAAGCAGGAAGACATCGCTTCTTTACGGTTTGACGTCCGAACAAATCTCAATGAACTGCTCAACTCCTACAATACCAAGCAGCTTTTCCTTTATCTCACTGCCATATACGAAGAGGAAAGTACGGGGAATGCTCATGAGGTAGTTCTCTGGGATCGTATCGTCACCCGAGCGGATACAAGAGATATAAGAGCGGTGGGAAGAGAATTGCCGAAGAGCAAcaggaaaaaaggaagaggaaatgtCAGggttgaagatggaaagaacAAGTATATCTGGAGAAATCCTTCGGGGACATTCAA AGACATCCCCTACGCCAACTTGACATTACATTACTCTCTCATGCCATACGTCGGCTACCTCACCTCGGGAATAGCCGCGACTGCCGAGGGACCTGTATCAATACCTGAAGTAATCAAGCGATAA
- a CDS encoding cyclin-dependent protein kinase, putative — protein MKAQENSQRANRWDKGIKIGEGTFANVYKGTEKATGRKVAIKKIKVGEMKHGLDMTALREVKFLQELKHPNIISLLDVFSVKQNINLVLEFLDTDLEAVIRDKALIFQNADIKSWMAMSLRGLEYIHRNGVLHRDLKPNNLLIAANGELKIADFGLAREFGDAGNKMTCQVITRWYRPPELLFGSRYYSPTVDIWSMGTIFVELILRVPFLAGETDIDQLKKTFHAMGTPTEQDWPGYTKLPDYHEVGSFPKNPWWNMISSIGREGQDLARELLRFDPAQRPSAKKALLHSFFTSYPPPTPPIALPKPLAELRPRELAPDETQGKPLLTSGAGQSLKRKAESPRTSQSVPRKLIFT, from the exons ATGAAAGC TCAAGAAAACAGCCAACGTGCTAACAGAT GGGACAAGGGTATAAAAATCGGTGAAGGAACTTTCGCCAATGTTTATAAAG GCACAGAGAAAGCGACTGGCAGAAAAG TTGCTATCAAGAAGATTAAAGTAGGAGAAATGAAACATGGACTAGATATGACAGCTTTACGAGAAGTGAAATTTCTTCAAGAGTTAAAACACCCAAATATTATCTCT TTACTAGACGTTTTCTCAGTCAAGCAAAACATCAATCTGGTGCTGGAATTCCTTGATACAGATTTGGAAGCGGTTATCCGGGACAAGGCCCTGATTTTCCAAAATGCGGATATCAAAAGCTGGATGGCAATGTCCTTAAGGGGATTGGAATACATTCATAGGAATGGAGTGCTTCACCGG GATTTGAAGCCGAACAACTTATTGATCGCCGCTAACGGTGAACTCAAAATTGCGGATTTCGGTCTTGCTAGAGAATTTGGAGACGCCGGAAACAAAATGACCTGTCAGGTTATCACCCG ATGGTACCGTCCTCCAGAGCTCCTCTTTGGTTCTCGGTACTACTCTCCTACAGTCGATATATGGTCGATGGGAACTATTTTTGTTGAGCTCATTCTACGAGTGCCGTTCCTTGCTGGCGAGACCGACATAGATCAATTAAAGAAGACTTTCCATGCCATGGGGACACCTACCGAGCAGGATTGGCCT GGATATACAAAACTTCCCGACTACCATGAAGTTGGATCATTCCCTAAAAATCCTTGGTGGAACATGATATCATCCataggaagagaaggccaagatcTTGCTCGAGAACTTTTGAGATTTGATCCAGCCCAGAGACCTTCTGCGAAGAAA GCACTTTTACATTCATTTTTCACTTCCTATCCACCACCCACACCACCAATCGCTCTTCCTAAACCTTTGGCTGAATTGAGACCCCGAGAGCTGGCACCAGATGAAACTCAAGGGAAACCGTTGTTGACCTCTGGAGCCGGTCAAAGTTTGAAACGTAAAGCCGAATCGCCTCGCACAAGTCAAAGTGTCCCAAGAAAACTTATCTTCACATAG